A window of Vanessa cardui chromosome 16, ilVanCard2.1, whole genome shotgun sequence genomic DNA:
CTTCcaaattttgtatacaaaaaagtatTGTGAACGATAATTTTTCGACGTCGAGCACAACCCCCACAATTTGTTACTTTCAAACCTTTACCTTAGTTACATACAAGTACAATAATTAGCTGATATCAGAAGAAAGAAGCATAACTTTTGTGACTTGATAGCGTCTTCCTTCGGCGAGACACGTAAACGTAGAGAGATATATATAccagtatatttaataataattcgagTATTCGAATGGAGGCGACGATGCCTTTAATCGAACACATTGCGCATTATTAATGTGGTTATCAATCAGGTCACAATTACCTGTGTCATTTTCTGCCAAGTTTCGATGTTCTTCCGCTGGGGTTTAGTAAAGTGGTCCCACACACGCTGGTGGGTTGCCGCACTAAACACTTTCGCCACCTGTTCGACTGAGGTTCACAGAGATTACGTTTAGAGGATAGAGACAGGCCGCTCGAGAAACATACCGTAGTACTATCGTGACCGCCCAGCCTCGTGACCCTCAACATCGCATATCTACCTAGTCACGGATGGCACGTATTACTGGTGGACCGCCGGGCGTCGAGCCTCGCATCGAGCCGAGTAGTGTGCAACACACAGAGGTACCCAAACACTGTAATGCtatgacaaatatgtttttattctcATTAAGAATTATTTCTTTGGTTTTATATTGAAGAAGAAAAACATAGTTTGTCAATGCATTTTAACTTACACACAAATCCTCTAAGTACCGAGAGAAAATATATTGGACCATATCCTGTTGTCGCTCGCAGCTTATTGACGATTGAATAGTTGAAGTCAAGTGTAgaccaaaataaaattactttttctcTATGAGGAATCCATTCTTTTTTAGGTAGTGTAATTTAATCATGTTTATTTGACTTAACCAAAAGAAATTTAGGAGAAATTGcaacaatttcattttaagttATACACATTAATATCTATTTAACAATTATCAATAACGTCTCCAAACTAGTGTTATtagattgttaaaaaaaaataattgtgacgATATAGAGTAGAATATATGAGAAAAGCTTAGCAATAgaatgatttattataagtcaaaataaaagggcaatgtattaaaaaaaattagacttACGTATTACTGTGTCGCAGTCAACATCTTACCTTAGagattatattaatacagaGAAAATTTCTAAGGGATGCTTTCGTTTTAGAGAGAGATAAGAGAGTGACCAAGTGATCATTCACCTACAAGGTGAATGCGTGACTAGAACCTTACAGGTAATGCAAAGATGTACTTACGTTGTTCTATAATGCCCTGTATGTGTGTTTTCACCCTCTCCCTGCATTCCTGTAACTCTTCCTCAGATTGCATTTTTTCGTTAAATAGCCTTCGAATGTGTGAATTAGTAGCTTGAATCATTGAGTAAAACtgattagaattttttttcgaACATTCTCCCCGTTCAAGCCAGGAAATTAatgtctgtaataaaataacaatgaataagttatcatttatatttaaaatttaaattctcaATTGAAAATCTATATGACCTACCGGCAATGTGCTTGGAAAATGTTCTTCATTCTTGATTTTTTCAGCTAATTGAACAACAGCGGCATTAGAGAATGGTTGTATTCTGACAGGTGATGGTGAGCGACGATAGTTCATGTTTCTACTTGCTATAGCCTCATGTTGTGCTGTTAGCTGttgtatttgttgttgttgaacacGAAGAGCTTGACGTTGTCGTCTTTCATATTCATTTTGATCATCTCTACtctattaattaaagtaaaaaattattttctattctataGCAGAGGAAagattttttgtatttgaatagttttcgtatttatatttaataaaacatactaCTCAATAAATTTCTAGATGTACAAATTATTCTTACCAATGCATAGTCAACGTGGAGCCAACCATTTGTAGCATGAGAgtcttcatcttcttcaatgtcATCTTTATCTTTGTTCAAAAGCTTTATTCTATAACCTGAAATAACCATTGCAGCATCCACACAACTCTCTCTGTCAAAACGTATgtgacaaaagtttttttttgacaatctCAGTATTTGAATCCTTCCATAGCGTTCAAATATCTCTCTTACTGTACTTTCCCTTATTTTATCAGGTAAGCCTCCTACAAAGATTGTTCGGCAACCTGGAGGTCTAGCTCTACGAGGTGGTTGCTGAGTGCCAGGATCAGGAGGAAtcaatttacaatgttttaaaataacttctttTTTATCATGTGCCACTTCACTCCCAATATTGGGAGGAAACATTCCCATCATAGCAGGGTCCACCATAACACCTCCTATCATTCCCATCTCTAATGGTGGGGGAGCCGGTGGTAAAGGCTGCGGTCCAATTGTTGACATATCCATAGTAGCTTGAGACATCATCTCCATTCCAGGTCCTTGCATCATATCCATTCCAGGAGATGTCATCATACCTCCACCCATCATAGCATTAGGCATCATCATGTTAAACATTCCACCCATCATCATATttccttaaattatataaaaataaactagggatataatatatgattattaaaatgagtttaaaagaaaatgtcaAATAACTGATATTGTACCTTGAGGATAAATATTCGGCATCATCATTGGATTAATTACATTAGGCATATTCTCAGAATTTTTACTTTGATCACCATTTTTAATATCTCTTCTACGTCCACTATTATCTCCTCTAATAGGAGATCTTGATCTATCTCTTCTTCCTGTTaggatataataaattaccAATAAAAGAACAGTGCCATTTCTAacatataaatctataaatatgaaataaaggatattttcatattaatgtaTTCATAACTAATCTATCattgatatttgtaaataaaaatcatttcaaaatcaaaatatttattattcaagtgggcttatacaagcacttttgaatcttcatttaaaaactatattaagtgatgctaccacTAGTTCAGAATGTAGGATGTAGGATCTTGGACTTTCtgccaaaatataaatactttacaatatgagtgtttatttatcaaatttataatttaaattaaagggTGGTGGTAAGTTAGCATAAATCTATGATAGTAGATTTAGATTACAACTCTAGATATTGATGATTTCGACTTTTCAGAACACTTTTAAGAAAGGTATACTTAGTTGAATGGAGTCATGCAAATGACGGCTTTAATATCTTTGGTACTACTATGATTTCTATGAATAAAAGCAGAACTTCGCCAGGCCTATCGCCTTCATCCCATAGAATCAAATATCTGCCAAAAATATTCATagatttttatcaaaacaatatacACTACCTGACATTACTTCcttaaaaaacagaaaaataaattatttcacagTAACTTGTTATgattactttacattaatataaacatgtaatgataattataccAAAGCTTTGTAATAGGAACATAGAGCACAACAACAAATATCAGGAGACaagaagaaatataatttttttatttaatcaaaataaaataataacattttaaacactCGATAGTAGGACCATAAAGAAAACAATGACCATagataacataaaaatgatAAGTGAGTACTCAGAAAGATATTAATATCCTGAATTTGATGaacaaaattattctaaaattatcaattgtaTAGGATTTTGTATCtcaattatactaaaattattattaagaatatacACTAGGCAAGTGACTAGTTCGAAAAGTAAGCCATAACGAGTTAAGGTAGTCTATATATATGTCTAGCAAACCGCCACGGCTTTGCACGAGTGAAGTGttggtactaaatatatactacaaaccgtttaaataaaactttcacACGTTAACGCTTTTTCATTTAGTTTAGGACCATATTGTGTTGTATTGACtacatattaaatgcacaaaatATTTAAGGACTAAAGTACATAATTGGATACGGATTGcctgtctcgctttcacgcccAAACTACTGGACAAGTtgtctagagcctgagaaatgACAAAGGTTACTTTATTTTTGGGATGAAAGGTTGTATGAAAGTATTCAATCGAAATTTGaagatttttagaaataaacgtataaaacttatattttatgctGTTGATCAACACTTACAAAATAGCCTTTCATTATACGGATAAGAAGTGTTTACATATTCTAAACGTACAAACACGTAATGTACACGGGTTACAGctagtattttaatacattattttaatctatctcACAGGGTTCGGCCAGTGTATGCAATCCTCAAAATCATTAGTCTTTCTCCACAAttttatgcatgtattatacatataaatcttattattatataaatatttttacttattactataacttaagacattatttttattaataaaagttatggAGAAGGTCGTTATCTTAATAgtctatagtattttattatttttatcctgTGCCGTAACCACAGAGtaagtagattttatttattatctagaTTATAGCAAAAGCgccaatgtttttattttgaaagtatttattttaaatgtattaattaaaaatgtttgttttatctGAAATGAAAGATGTTATACGAGTTACGCCTGAAAATTTTCACCAAAGCCTAACTGAATCAATTACAACGTTATTGAATAGGAAACTAGCGAACAAGGTAGTTAATTCGGAAATAACctaattttttacattataaagtTCATGCTGTAAACTTTTCAATTGCCTTGAATAAAATTATGGACTATAAACACATTTCAAATAGTCGTAGCCCCGTAGgtagtaatgaaaattaaactatagaacatacataaatatttttaatctcttTTTTTCGTGCAGAATCCTGCAAACATGTATCTTCATTATCAATCatgattttaaattcattaagatacatgtttattatacaaaaacctacaCTGAACATCAAGATGGAATACGCGCAGAAAgggatatttttatcaaaataatacaaattatttttcatgttttaGGTAGTTTTAAATGTAGGTTTATGCATAGCattatttgatattacaaatattggacattcatatatttttcccGGTGATGGTTCATCACATACTGAAGTTAAGTTTAGATATATAGTATTTAGGCCATTAGTGGAAGAAATTCTTATAGGAAAAATTAGAAGTTGCAGTAGAGAAGGAGTTCATGGTAAGtcaatataaatctatttaaaaaaaaatgtttttatgactaaaaaaaattataagtagttcacctatataatgtataaattgtaACATACCGTAAATTTTGTTTTCAGTTACTATGGGtttttttgatgatattttaataccaGTAAATGCCCTTCAACATCCATCTAGATTTGATGAAACCGATCAAGCTTGGGTGTGGGAGTATCCTAAAGAAGATGGTGAAAAACATGATTTATTTATGGATTCAGGTAAttcatttaattgatatttaaaataatgcagatataaaatttataaacatataaatatttcatttacagGTGAATCAATAAGATTTCGAGTCACAAGTGAAATGTTTGAAGAAAGTTTGCCAAGTGGTCCACCTGGGGGTGAATGCCCAGTACAATCAATTGCTCCATATAGACTTTTAGGTGGAATTAATGAACCTGGCCTAGGCTTATTAACATGGTGGGAAACACCTGAACAAGATGCCGATGTTGATGAAAATGATGAAATAGATAATGATGAAT
This region includes:
- the LOC124536485 gene encoding DNA-directed RNA polymerase III subunit RPC8, which gives rise to MFVLSEMKDVIRVTPENFHQSLTESITTLLNRKLANKVVLNVGLCIALFDITNIGHSYIFPGDGSSHTEVKFRYIVFRPLVEEILIGKIRSCSREGVHVTMGFFDDILIPVNALQHPSRFDETDQAWVWEYPKEDGEKHDLFMDSGESIRFRVTSEMFEESLPSGPPGGECPVQSIAPYRLLGGINEPGLGLLTWWETPEQDADVDENDEIDNDE
- the LOC124536281 gene encoding ecto-NOX disulfide-thiol exchanger 2-like — translated: MSGRRDRSRSPIRGDNSGRRRDIKNGDQSKNSENMPNVINPMMMPNIYPQGNMMMGGMFNMMMPNAMMGGGMMTSPGMDMMQGPGMEMMSQATMDMSTIGPQPLPPAPPPLEMGMIGGVMVDPAMMGMFPPNIGSEVAHDKKEVILKHCKLIPPDPGTQQPPRRARPPGCRTIFVGGLPDKIRESTVREIFERYGRIQILRLSKKNFCHIRFDRESCVDAAMVISGYRIKLLNKDKDDIEEDEDSHATNGWLHVDYALSRDDQNEYERRQRQALRVQQQQIQQLTAQHEAIASRNMNYRRSPSPVRIQPFSNAAVVQLAEKIKNEEHFPSTLPTLISWLERGECSKKNSNQFYSMIQATNSHIRRLFNEKMQSEEELQECRERVKTHIQGIIEQLEQVAKVFSAATHQRVWDHFTKPQRKNIETWQKMTQEFNTLKEEFNEKFVGDDSDFNGFNNRVMNFDNNNEEIQELKRENESLRFQLEAYKNEVDVIKADAQKEMEKFKAQFIARQALQGAMDKTPPLPSPVNKPPPPPPLPEELDSKVHLKEDVEVQCGEAKLIGVMSAFLQVHPQGASLDYVVSYVRALFPSVSQTTIHHVLQKHDEVFERTTSGVGANIENRWTFVAFNKTISK